Proteins found in one Dermochelys coriacea isolate rDerCor1 chromosome 17, rDerCor1.pri.v4, whole genome shotgun sequence genomic segment:
- the VPS37D gene encoding vacuolar protein sorting-associated protein 37D, translated as MYRGRRARAAEPSSPGLSTAQLRGLLQDEPQLERIVRLSMSRKFQSLQLEREMCLASNYALAKENLSLRPQLENGKASLAIKYQELQETREACQEKQQRVETCLRKWSLQSILSQLQATLDAAEVESEVQVEKFLGRKLPLDAFLEFFQQSRMLSHLRRTQVEKLEQLLRKEKQLSWLPTCCKGQRATPLSPAQAQVALVQNAASPKMFQLHCGYTPAVLVPSDAIIPFPVPVAPPSRNLPPLASRSGQSPTSRSSIPCLGSPLRLIGHIPLLSPRPFRVQHAHPSYPQKQEPPHR; from the exons ATGTACCGGGGCAGGCGCGCGCGGGCGGCCGAGCCCAGCTCCCCGGGGCTCAGCACCGCGCAGCTCCGCGGCCTTCTGCAGGACGAGCCGCAGCTGGAGCGCATCGTGCGGCTGAGCATGAGCAGGAAG TTTCAGAGCTTGCAGCTGGAGCGGGAAATGTGCCTGGCTTCGAACTATGCCCTGGCCAAGGAAAACCTGTCCCTGCGGCCGCAGCTGGAGAACGGCAAAGCCTCACTGGCCATAAAGtaccaggagctgcaggagacaaGGGAGGCATGTCAGGAAAAGCAGCAGCGAGTGG AGACCTGCCTGAGGAAGTGGAGCCTGCAGAGCATCCTGAGCCAACTCCAAGCCACTCTGGATGCAGCCGAGGTGGAGTCGGAG GTGCAGGTGGAGAAGTTCCTGGGCCGGAAGCTGCCCCTGGATGCCTTCCTGGAATTCTTTCAGCAGAGCCGGATGCTGTCCCACCTCCGCAGGacacaagtggagaaactggagcAACTCCTGCGGAAGGAGAAGCAGCTGAGTTGGCTCCCCACGTGCTGCAAGGGGCAGCGAGCCACCCCGCTAagcccagcccaagcccaagttgCCCTGGTGCAAAATGCAGCCTCTCCCAAGATGTTCCAGCTCCACTGTGGCTACACGCCTGCCGTGCTGGTCCCTTCTGATGCCATCATACCATTCCCTGTGCCCGTTGCCCCTCCCAGCCGAAACCTTCCTCCCCTGGCCTCTCGCTCAGGCCAGTCTCCAACATCTCGCTCCAGTATCCCATGCCTGGGCTCCCCTCTGCGTCTGATTGGACACATCCCCCTGCTTAGCCCGCGGCCTTTCCGTGTGCAGCATGCGCACCCATCTTACCCACAGAAGCAGGAGCCGCCCCACCGGTAG